The DNA region CCTTAAAGGATTACCAGCCTCAATATCGCTCTTAATAGCGGTATATGCAGACTGAAACTTATTTGGAACAATAAAACTATTCGCTTCTTTCACTTCTCTGGGAATGCTATCAATAATTCGACATTTATATCTTTGATAGGAATAAATAGGCTCATAATGAGTAGGAGTATCTACCTTAAACTCGTCTAAGATTTTACGCTCGCAGTAGCGAGTGTAGTCATCTAATATCTCATTCCGAAGTTCCATCATTCCTCCTAAACCTGACACCATTGGGGCTGCTAAGAGCCGTTAACCTATATTGCCGTCTCTACTTTGTGAACTCAATTTACAATCAGTAAGTTAGCGATAAAAAGCGCCATTCAGGCTGATAAACTAAACACGTATTCAGTTAGTATTACAACTTACTTTCGGATAAGTCTTCGTAGGGCAAACTCACATTAACAGCATGTGAATGAGTAAAAGATCTAGCGTACAATGGGGCAAGGACGTGTTTGTCGAGATCGACGTCAACACGTCCTTGGACAAAAGCTTCTTAGCTTAAATAACTTAGGCACATTAGCTCACGTAAGAAAAAGCATCTTGAAACCTTAGTCGTTTGTTAGTTTTTTTCACCCGCCTTACCAATCATGTAATTGACAAATGAGCTACATGAAACCAGCATAAACTTTGCGTCGACATATGTAAGTATGTCCTCTTCCAAAAGAGCATGTCTTATACCCCCCGAGTCATTGGTAAATCCATACAAGTTTGATAAAGCTTTCTTAAATGCAGGATGAATCTGGTGACTTTTTTCTATTCTGTTTAAAGCCGCACCTAATGTTGCCTTGTCATCTTCAGTTAGACATTTACATAAGCTTTCAACAGCACTGATTGACTCTTTTATAGAATTTCTGTAGTCCGGTTGCTTTCGATCTGAAAGTAAAGCTAAGGCTCTCTTAAGGTGTTGATTAACTCCTGAGAATTTAGATGAAGTATCAATAGCCTCTTCGATACTAGCGACTTCTTCTTCAGACGTAATGTCAGTAAGTACACCATCCACAAACCTATAAGCGGACAGCTCTTTTTCAAAAATATGGTTGCAGAACTTGATGAATTCAGGAGCCATATTCTCTGGGCAATATGACGCTGTAAATTCAATGAAGTCATAAGCTTCATACCACTTACATTCAAAAAAGTATTTCCGTACCACACGATGAGCCGACTCTATGTCATGAGGTAAATTATCAAGCGGACGCTTAAAATAATTGTGCCAATAATGCTGAAATAAACCATATACGTTAGCCTGCTCAAAGTACTGCTCGTACCTTGAGTATTCGATTTGCTTCCAAATACATATATGCATTGCGTTCCACAACCCCGAGCGTAATGGTTCATCCATACTATCCTTCTGAATAGTATCTCTTACTGATACAAAACCCTTTCTTTTTGAAAAAAGCATACGATCTCCATTAATAAAGCTTACGCCCAATTAAGTAGTGAGCAACACAATACAAAAGCCGTCGCATTGCGCCATAAATACAAAACTCACTACAAATAATAACTGTCACGTGTTACGAATCTGCTTAAATCATTTGTAGGCTTCTAGCCACCAACCATAGATGAAAACAATAGTGTAAATGCTTGTTTCGTAAGGTCAGACATTGCCTGTCTCTTGATCACAAATCAAAAATGAAGTCTTGGGTTATTCGATATCCTTCAACCAAAGTCTGCAACTTAAACCATCCTTCCCATAGGGTGATCCAACTTATTCTCCCTGTTAGTTTACTATTGTTCCAACCTGCTAATTTACCTAGGCTAATGTAAGCCCAATGAATATTGGGCGTTAATTTAGGAGGTTGTACACCTTCAACTTTTATCCAAAGTAACTTCCACTCCAAAGGCGTCAATAGTGTTTCACAACTGGTATTTTTAGCTTTATCTTTATTTAACCCTACATACCTAAGCTGCTGAATCCTAATAGCAATAAATGACAATATGACAGTCATTTTTTCAAGGCTATTTTTTGTCTGCATGCGTAATGATTCGACTTTTGTCCCCCCAGACTTCCAAGCTTTATGGTAGTCCTCAATTAGCCACCTTTTCTCATAGAACTCTATGATTCGCTTTGCGTCATCAGCATTATTGATTTTTTCAGAAGTCAATAAATGCCATCTCAATGGCTCTTTAGAGCCAGTTGAGTTCTCATGGCAGCCAACATAATAAAGACTTATATCTTCAAGATTACCGCGCTTATTCCCCGGAACTTTTAATGTAACAGGTGAGTATTTGATATCGCAGTTTACTAATCTCTTTTTCCTAGCTGCTGAGGTTTTTGTTGCGCCTCTTTGAGATATGCAAATTGTTCTTTGAGCAACACTGACTAAATTTTCTGAAAAAGAATAGAGTTTATTGTTTTCCTCTGTGAGTCTCCGACTTTGCATCGAACGAACAACAAAACGATGGTTATTTTGAGTTTTATATCGAAGATATTCATAAATATCTGCTTCACGATCGCAGACAGATATAACTTTACTCATATTCGATTTAAGTCTCTTGGCAACATGAGTTGAAGCTCTTTGCCATTTAAAGCTTTCTTTATCTTCATATTTATATTCTAAATGTTTACTTCCTCTACCATGAGAGGAGAGGCTTCGGCACCAACGCTGTTGTTCGATAAGGCCCACAACATTTTGTTCATTTGGTGCAAATAACAATACAGAATGAGCCATCATCCCCCTAGCTTTTGTACTATTCCCTAAAGGGCCAAGTTCAGGGTTGACGGATTTATAACTGAAATTAAGGGATGTTGTATCTTCTAAAGCAAGCAATAAATCATAATTGTTAACGAGCTCTGCTGTAGTGTTAAATGCTGACGTTTCAATATCTTGAGCCTTGATTTTTTCATTTCGAATAAAGCGATAAGCAGCCTCAATTTTGTCCGATGTTTGTGATGATTTTACTACCGACATACCAATGTTACTGACTAAGTCAGTAACTAAAGTAACGAGTCGTTTTGTCCGTCTTTTATCACCTAGCTCAGCATTACCAAAATTATTCTGTGCCCACTCAGCAGCTTTGACAATCATGTTTATTCCTTAATTCAGACTCATCAATGGGAGATCTGATCTATGAATGTCGTTAAAGTTCCAGAAATAATGATTTGTGTATAAGAGACAGAGACATTGCCCCCTTTGTACCTTCTTTCGCTCCATCAACTAGAGAGTCAGCTAAGGTGTTTGAACTCGTTGGATTAAGGGGGTCGGGAATACTTTTTAATGCCTCTAAGCCTTTGTAAGTTAGCTTTGCTTTGGGTAGTCGATATCTAAATTCTGGTTGCTCATACTGAAAATCCGATATTCCAAACTTAATGAAACCCTCATCTCTAAGCCAAATAACGGTCTCTCGAAAGATCGTCCAGTCTTTCGGGACTGACTCTCCCAGCTTGAAGCTTCCAGTACAACCGGCAATAGTTCCCGCATCATCCGTAGACTCAAGTGGGATATGCTCAAGCAAGTTCGCAAGAATCTTGCCAGCAAACTCATTAAACAACTCGTAGTTACTTACTTCCATTACTCCTCCTTGAAGCCTAAGGGGCTGGCAACGCACAAACACTAAACTCAAACACAACTACCGAAACCACCGCGGCTGAACGCCGAGCGTTGACAGTCCCTCTTGAGGCGTTTGTTAGGCATCATTTACCCTCATGTTGAATTCATCTGCTAAAAAATTTGCATTCTTTACATACTGGCGTGCCGTTGGCGAAGTAATATCCGAGTCAGTTACATGCACAGCTTTGTTTCGTAGCAAACGAAGCTCTTGGTGAACCGTTTGAAACGCATCGATATCAAGCCCTTTCTCTCTAGCGATCTTGAATAGGCCTTGATGAGATAAATTCTGAGGCAGCCCTTTAGCAACACAAAATGCAATAGTCGCCTTTTCCACTTTAAGCCACGCTTCCAATATTGCAGCTCTAGGTGAGGTTTCCGCTAAATCCTCAAGAAACACGGATGCCTCAGCAGTATCAGGATTTGCTTTAGCTGCCTCACTTTGTTCAAAAACTACTAGTTTTTCTAAGCGTTCTTGGAACTCTGCCTCTATTTCGCCGTACTTAAACTTAGATACACGCGAAAGCAATTTCCCCAAAGGTTCTTTCAAGATCAGGATGCATAAAATTACTGTTACTGGCCATGCAAGAGAATCTATTGCTGACGCTACAAACTCTAGTGTTTTCATATAACTATTACCCTACGCGCAACTTTACTGGTGCCTAACAGTATCTTTTAACTAGACATATTCCATATAAAAGCAGAGTGACATACCGAATAAATTTACTTATCTTATTGTTTTATTTA from Vibrio casei includes:
- a CDS encoding AbiJ-NTD4 domain-containing protein — protein: MLFSKRKGFVSVRDTIQKDSMDEPLRSGLWNAMHICIWKQIEYSRYEQYFEQANVYGLFQHYWHNYFKRPLDNLPHDIESAHRVVRKYFFECKWYEAYDFIEFTASYCPENMAPEFIKFCNHIFEKELSAYRFVDGVLTDITSEEEVASIEEAIDTSSKFSGVNQHLKRALALLSDRKQPDYRNSIKESISAVESLCKCLTEDDKATLGAALNRIEKSHQIHPAFKKALSNLYGFTNDSGGIRHALLEEDILTYVDAKFMLVSCSSFVNYMIGKAGEKN
- a CDS encoding IS4-like element ISPrst1 family transposase — protein: MIVKAAEWAQNNFGNAELGDKRRTKRLVTLVTDLVSNIGMSVVKSSQTSDKIEAAYRFIRNEKIKAQDIETSAFNTTAELVNNYDLLLALEDTTSLNFSYKSVNPELGPLGNSTKARGMMAHSVLLFAPNEQNVVGLIEQQRWCRSLSSHGRGSKHLEYKYEDKESFKWQRASTHVAKRLKSNMSKVISVCDREADIYEYLRYKTQNNHRFVVRSMQSRRLTEENNKLYSFSENLVSVAQRTICISQRGATKTSAARKKRLVNCDIKYSPVTLKVPGNKRGNLEDISLYYVGCHENSTGSKEPLRWHLLTSEKINNADDAKRIIEFYEKRWLIEDYHKAWKSGGTKVESLRMQTKNSLEKMTVILSFIAIRIQQLRYVGLNKDKAKNTSCETLLTPLEWKLLWIKVEGVQPPKLTPNIHWAYISLGKLAGWNNSKLTGRISWITLWEGWFKLQTLVEGYRITQDFIFDL